The DNA region CCGGTTTATGCCTTTAAACCGAAATCGAACTAAATTAACCGAACCACGCACGATTTGGCTTGGTTCGTAATGAAACCCTAGGTCTCGAACACTAGTATTAATATTAAAGATTACCTACAATGATTTGCACTCACCTCTCCCtcttatctttctctctctttctttcagtGTTTGATCATGATGAATTCAATCCCTCTTGAACTTCTGCACGAGATATTCTCTAGATTGCCTGTCAAGTCAATAGCGAGATGTCGTTGCGTGTCGGAGCAATGGAGGTCCATACTTTGCAGTGCAGAATTTACCGAGCTCTTCTTAACCAAGTCTTCCACTCGTCCTAGTCTCTTTTTCGTCATGAGAAGATCTAGAAACAACGAGTTTCTCTTCTTTTCGTTTCCTCAGCTTGATAGTACTGAAGATGACAAGTCGTCCGTAGCCGCCTGCGTTCAGTTCGAGTTCTGGAAAGACTTCCCGGTTGAACTTTGTGGTTATGCCTCTGGTTTGTTCTTGTTACGTCGAGTGCCAATCTCGAAGGAGGAGAAGTATACGGAGCATCTGATATGTAACCCTAGCACAGGACAGTATGAGTTCTTACCTACAGTGAAGACGGGTTGTGTGAGCTCCTTAGGGTTTGATCCCATTGACAAGGTGTTCAAGGTAGTGTCATCCAATGCAAGTTATACATCTTGTGCcgatgtttataatatttttacactAGGAAccagagaaaaaaaatggaGGAAGGTAAAATCTCCCTTACCCCATAGACCTTGGTCCGCTGGGATATGCATCAATGGAGCTTTATATTACTTGGCTCCAGGGTCCTATGCAACTCGGTATATAGTTTGCTTTGATGTTCGGTCTGAGAAATTCAATTTTGTGCACC from Raphanus sativus cultivar WK10039 chromosome 8, ASM80110v3, whole genome shotgun sequence includes:
- the LOC108819702 gene encoding putative F-box protein At1g30925, whose translation is MNSIPLELLHEIFSRLPVKSIARCRCVSEQWRSILCSAEFTELFLTKSSTRPSLFFVMRRSRNNEFLFFSFPQLDSTEDDKSSVAACVQFEFWKDFPVELCGYASGLFLLRRVPISKEEKYTEHLICNPSTGQYEFLPTVKTGCVSSLGFDPIDKVFKVVSSNARLPRVYTTTFVNYKGKLGVIRWTCRESMTIWVLEDAEKNDWSEHRFTLPGDIFSGTGSVNAVRVTATGEIVLMENYYQSKPFNVFYFHPERNTVKRHEVQVG